One window of the Xiphias gladius isolate SHS-SW01 ecotype Sanya breed wild chromosome 11, ASM1685928v1, whole genome shotgun sequence genome contains the following:
- the sdccag8 gene encoding serologically defined colon cancer antigen 8 homolog isoform X3 has protein sequence MKSFDSDEEDPEQLGALQKELRQRANQSIQQLSSALEQLNPDGEEVEEVRGSDGSLFPTMAEEDKAAWSQKTQSEAVNQLKSLLLKQCREIPAPLSPSKKQSPSKRVQQEGRSSLPSFQDLVPMIHNQSDYIQHLEAEVKLCKEELQGLKQRIRVVVVENEKLQSELKSKAVDESLKDYTIHNSTVNESMAGNSHITANIGHSVLHRAEHTTWKNELEQLKVIYQAQVESLEAQVFALRKDLSVSQKECEEVKVRLRHREKQAADSLRADGAPRVAGLCLKCAQHEAVLAGTHTNLHVQAIDRLTKERDELLVALRAVRASQQEALQREWSACLQVKQAVEMAEEANLHKARVEVQCEQLSRELARQREQLEREAQALQERLAEAREEGRAEARKQRDELAHTVSSLSQRVAELEGQLDRVHRDKSSLTNQLEDTLRKLTSQEQDNTKLCVELRYQLSQAQLKKEEAERELRELNTKTSRQMEKAAQEVERLSSELVGCRQRLEAVQKDGSQWQAEALSLAEQLANAQRQLHLTRQDRESAERAHEEEMTSATLSAQERERELVMLLAQTEAQHQQRANYLFDLESCLDVHWMWLRHVFVLPQLCRVSVAI, from the exons ATGAAATCGTTCGACTCAGATGAGGAGGATCCGGAGCAGCTGGGTGCTTTACAAAAGGAGCTGAGAC AGCGGGCCAACCAGAGTATCCAGCAGCTGAGCAGTGCTCTGGAGCAGCTGAACCCTGATggagaagaggtggaggaggtcaGAGGCAGTGATGGCAGCCTGTTTCCCACCATGGCCGAAGAGGACAAAGCAGCATGGAGCCAAAAGACACAGAGCGAAGCAG TTAATCAGCTGAAGAGCCTTCTGCTGAAGCAGTGCAGAGAAATTCccgctcctctctctccttcaaaGAAACAGTCTCCATCCAAG AGAGTGCAGCAGGAGGGAAGGTCGAGTTTGCCTTCCTTTCAGGATTTGGTCCCAATGATTCACAACCAATCAGACTACATTCAACACCTGGAGGCTGAGGTCAAACTCTGCAAG GAAGAGCTGCAGGGGTTAAAACAGCGGATaagagtggtggtggtggagaatGAGAAGCTGCAGTCAGAACTCAAATCCAAAGCTGTGGATGAATCTCTGAAAGATTACACGATCCACAACTCCAcg GTGAATGAGAGTATGGCGGGCAACAGCCACATAACCGCGAATATAGGCCACAGCGTCCTGCACAGAGCAGAACACACCACATGGAAAAATGAACTG GAACAATTAAAAGTGATCTACCAGGCCCAGGTTGAAAGCTTGGAGGCTCAGGTCTTCGCACTCAG AAAGgatctgtcagtcagtcagaagGAGTGTGAGGAGGTGAAGGTTCGTCTGAGACACAGGGAGAAGCAGGCTGCAGATTCACTGAGGGCTGATGGAGCTCCCCGAGTGGCAGGATTGTGTCTTAAGTGTGCACAGCATGAAGCTGTATTGGCTGGGACTCACACAAACTTGCATGTCCAGGCTATTGACAGGCTAACAAA AGAGCGTGATGAGTTACTGGTGGCTCTGCGTGCTGTGAGGGCTAGTCAGCAGGAGGCGCTACAGAGGGAGTGGTCTGCCTGTCTTCAGGTTAAACAGGCTGTGGAGATGGCGGAGGAAGCAAATCTGCACAAAGCTAGG GTAGAGGTTCAGTGTGAGCAGTTGTCCAGGGAGCTGGCTCGACAGAGGGAACAGCTGGAGCGAGAAGCACAGGCCTTGCAGGAGAGACTGGCTGAGGCCAGAGAGGAGGGCCGGGCTGAGGCCCGCAAACAGAGAGATGAGCtggcacataca GTGTCCAGCCTCTCCCAGCGTGTTGCTGAGCTGGAAGGGCAACTGGACAGAGTTCACAGAGACAAAAGCTCACTGACCAATCAGCTGGAAGACACTCTTCGCAAACTTACCAGTCAGGAACAAGACAATACCAAG TTGTGTGTGGAGCTGCGATATCAACTCAGCCAGGCCCAACTaaagaaagaggaggcagagagagagctcCGAGAGCTCAACACCAAGACCAGCAGACAGATGGAAAAGGCTGCACAG GAAGTGGAAAGGCTGAGCTCAGAGCTGGTTGGCTGTCGGCAGCGTCTGGAGGCGGTCCAGAAGGATGGGAGCCAATGGCAGGCCGAAGCCCTGAGCCTAGCTGAACAGCTGGCAAATGCCCAGCGCCAACTGCACCTCACCAG ACAGGATAGAGAGAGTGCAGAACGGGCTCATGAGGAGGAAATGACATCTGCGACCCTTTCAGCacaggaaagggagagagagctggTTATGTTGCTGGCGCAAACAGAAGCTCAACACCAGCAGAGAG CAAACTACCTTTTTGATTTAGAGTCTTGTCTGGATGTTCACTGGATGTGGCTGcgtcatgtttttgttttgccacaGCTCTGTCGTGTGTCTGTTGCCATTTGA
- the sdccag8 gene encoding serologically defined colon cancer antigen 8 homolog isoform X4: protein MKSFDSDEEDPEQLGALQKELRQRANQSIQQLSSALEQLNPDGEEVEEVRGSDGSLFPTMAEEDKAAWSQKTQSEAVNQLKSLLLKQCREIPAPLSPSKKQSPSKRVQQEGRSSLPSFQDLVPMIHNQSDYIQHLEAEVKLCKEELQGLKQRIRVVVVENEKLQSELKSKAVDESLKDYTIHNSTVNESMAGNSHITANIGHSVLHRAEHTTWKNELEQLKVIYQAQVESLEAQVFALRKDLSVSQKECEEVKVRLRHREKQAADSLRADGAPRVAGLCLKCAQHEAVLAGTHTNLHVQAIDRLTKERDELLVALRAVRASQQEALQREWSACLQVKQAVEMAEEANLHKARVEVQCEQLSRELARQREQLEREAQALQERLAEAREEGRAEARKQRDELAHTVSSLSQRVAELEGQLDRVHRDKSSLTNQLEDTLRKLTSQEQDNTKLCVELRYQLSQAQLKKEEAERELRELNTKTSRQMEKAAQEVERLSSELVGCRQRLEAVQKDGSQWQAEALSLAEQLANAQRQLHLTRQDRESAERAHEEEMTSATLSAQERERELVMLLAQTEAQHQQRGFFLDYAWPDVFKDCSAN, encoded by the exons ATGAAATCGTTCGACTCAGATGAGGAGGATCCGGAGCAGCTGGGTGCTTTACAAAAGGAGCTGAGAC AGCGGGCCAACCAGAGTATCCAGCAGCTGAGCAGTGCTCTGGAGCAGCTGAACCCTGATggagaagaggtggaggaggtcaGAGGCAGTGATGGCAGCCTGTTTCCCACCATGGCCGAAGAGGACAAAGCAGCATGGAGCCAAAAGACACAGAGCGAAGCAG TTAATCAGCTGAAGAGCCTTCTGCTGAAGCAGTGCAGAGAAATTCccgctcctctctctccttcaaaGAAACAGTCTCCATCCAAG AGAGTGCAGCAGGAGGGAAGGTCGAGTTTGCCTTCCTTTCAGGATTTGGTCCCAATGATTCACAACCAATCAGACTACATTCAACACCTGGAGGCTGAGGTCAAACTCTGCAAG GAAGAGCTGCAGGGGTTAAAACAGCGGATaagagtggtggtggtggagaatGAGAAGCTGCAGTCAGAACTCAAATCCAAAGCTGTGGATGAATCTCTGAAAGATTACACGATCCACAACTCCAcg GTGAATGAGAGTATGGCGGGCAACAGCCACATAACCGCGAATATAGGCCACAGCGTCCTGCACAGAGCAGAACACACCACATGGAAAAATGAACTG GAACAATTAAAAGTGATCTACCAGGCCCAGGTTGAAAGCTTGGAGGCTCAGGTCTTCGCACTCAG AAAGgatctgtcagtcagtcagaagGAGTGTGAGGAGGTGAAGGTTCGTCTGAGACACAGGGAGAAGCAGGCTGCAGATTCACTGAGGGCTGATGGAGCTCCCCGAGTGGCAGGATTGTGTCTTAAGTGTGCACAGCATGAAGCTGTATTGGCTGGGACTCACACAAACTTGCATGTCCAGGCTATTGACAGGCTAACAAA AGAGCGTGATGAGTTACTGGTGGCTCTGCGTGCTGTGAGGGCTAGTCAGCAGGAGGCGCTACAGAGGGAGTGGTCTGCCTGTCTTCAGGTTAAACAGGCTGTGGAGATGGCGGAGGAAGCAAATCTGCACAAAGCTAGG GTAGAGGTTCAGTGTGAGCAGTTGTCCAGGGAGCTGGCTCGACAGAGGGAACAGCTGGAGCGAGAAGCACAGGCCTTGCAGGAGAGACTGGCTGAGGCCAGAGAGGAGGGCCGGGCTGAGGCCCGCAAACAGAGAGATGAGCtggcacataca GTGTCCAGCCTCTCCCAGCGTGTTGCTGAGCTGGAAGGGCAACTGGACAGAGTTCACAGAGACAAAAGCTCACTGACCAATCAGCTGGAAGACACTCTTCGCAAACTTACCAGTCAGGAACAAGACAATACCAAG TTGTGTGTGGAGCTGCGATATCAACTCAGCCAGGCCCAACTaaagaaagaggaggcagagagagagctcCGAGAGCTCAACACCAAGACCAGCAGACAGATGGAAAAGGCTGCACAG GAAGTGGAAAGGCTGAGCTCAGAGCTGGTTGGCTGTCGGCAGCGTCTGGAGGCGGTCCAGAAGGATGGGAGCCAATGGCAGGCCGAAGCCCTGAGCCTAGCTGAACAGCTGGCAAATGCCCAGCGCCAACTGCACCTCACCAG ACAGGATAGAGAGAGTGCAGAACGGGCTCATGAGGAGGAAATGACATCTGCGACCCTTTCAGCacaggaaagggagagagagctggTTATGTTGCTGGCGCAAACAGAAGCTCAACACCAGCAGAGAG
- the sdccag8 gene encoding serologically defined colon cancer antigen 8 homolog isoform X2 — protein MKSFDSDEEDPEQLGALQKELRQRANQSIQQLSSALEQLNPDGEEVEEVRGSDGSLFPTMAEEDKAAWSQKTQSEAVNQLKSLLLKQCREIPAPLSPSKKQSPSKRVQQEGRSSLPSFQDLVPMIHNQSDYIQHLEAEVKLCKEELQGLKQRIRVVVVENEKLQSELKSKAVDESLKDYTIHNSTVNESMAGNSHITANIGHSVLHRAEHTTWKNELEQLKVIYQAQVESLEAQVFALRKDLSVSQKECEEVKVRLRHREKQAADSLRADGAPRVAGLCLKCAQHEAVLAGTHTNLHVQAIDRLTKERDELLVALRAVRASQQEALQREWSACLQVKQAVEMAEEANLHKARVEVQCEQLSRELARQREQLEREAQALQERLAEAREEGRAEARKQRDELAHTVSSLSQRVAELEGQLDRVHRDKSSLTNQLEDTLRKLTSQEQDNTKLCVELRYQLSQAQLKKEEAERELRELNTKTSRQMEKAAQEVERLSSELVGCRQRLEAVQKDGSQWQAEALSLAEQLANAQRQLHLTRQDRESAERAHEEEMTSATLSAQERERELVMLLAQTEAQHQQRALSCVCCHLNVHWRHFRVYIRRRKIIVVRLLLYILWGRRAITKQEKVILLC, from the exons ATGAAATCGTTCGACTCAGATGAGGAGGATCCGGAGCAGCTGGGTGCTTTACAAAAGGAGCTGAGAC AGCGGGCCAACCAGAGTATCCAGCAGCTGAGCAGTGCTCTGGAGCAGCTGAACCCTGATggagaagaggtggaggaggtcaGAGGCAGTGATGGCAGCCTGTTTCCCACCATGGCCGAAGAGGACAAAGCAGCATGGAGCCAAAAGACACAGAGCGAAGCAG TTAATCAGCTGAAGAGCCTTCTGCTGAAGCAGTGCAGAGAAATTCccgctcctctctctccttcaaaGAAACAGTCTCCATCCAAG AGAGTGCAGCAGGAGGGAAGGTCGAGTTTGCCTTCCTTTCAGGATTTGGTCCCAATGATTCACAACCAATCAGACTACATTCAACACCTGGAGGCTGAGGTCAAACTCTGCAAG GAAGAGCTGCAGGGGTTAAAACAGCGGATaagagtggtggtggtggagaatGAGAAGCTGCAGTCAGAACTCAAATCCAAAGCTGTGGATGAATCTCTGAAAGATTACACGATCCACAACTCCAcg GTGAATGAGAGTATGGCGGGCAACAGCCACATAACCGCGAATATAGGCCACAGCGTCCTGCACAGAGCAGAACACACCACATGGAAAAATGAACTG GAACAATTAAAAGTGATCTACCAGGCCCAGGTTGAAAGCTTGGAGGCTCAGGTCTTCGCACTCAG AAAGgatctgtcagtcagtcagaagGAGTGTGAGGAGGTGAAGGTTCGTCTGAGACACAGGGAGAAGCAGGCTGCAGATTCACTGAGGGCTGATGGAGCTCCCCGAGTGGCAGGATTGTGTCTTAAGTGTGCACAGCATGAAGCTGTATTGGCTGGGACTCACACAAACTTGCATGTCCAGGCTATTGACAGGCTAACAAA AGAGCGTGATGAGTTACTGGTGGCTCTGCGTGCTGTGAGGGCTAGTCAGCAGGAGGCGCTACAGAGGGAGTGGTCTGCCTGTCTTCAGGTTAAACAGGCTGTGGAGATGGCGGAGGAAGCAAATCTGCACAAAGCTAGG GTAGAGGTTCAGTGTGAGCAGTTGTCCAGGGAGCTGGCTCGACAGAGGGAACAGCTGGAGCGAGAAGCACAGGCCTTGCAGGAGAGACTGGCTGAGGCCAGAGAGGAGGGCCGGGCTGAGGCCCGCAAACAGAGAGATGAGCtggcacataca GTGTCCAGCCTCTCCCAGCGTGTTGCTGAGCTGGAAGGGCAACTGGACAGAGTTCACAGAGACAAAAGCTCACTGACCAATCAGCTGGAAGACACTCTTCGCAAACTTACCAGTCAGGAACAAGACAATACCAAG TTGTGTGTGGAGCTGCGATATCAACTCAGCCAGGCCCAACTaaagaaagaggaggcagagagagagctcCGAGAGCTCAACACCAAGACCAGCAGACAGATGGAAAAGGCTGCACAG GAAGTGGAAAGGCTGAGCTCAGAGCTGGTTGGCTGTCGGCAGCGTCTGGAGGCGGTCCAGAAGGATGGGAGCCAATGGCAGGCCGAAGCCCTGAGCCTAGCTGAACAGCTGGCAAATGCCCAGCGCCAACTGCACCTCACCAG ACAGGATAGAGAGAGTGCAGAACGGGCTCATGAGGAGGAAATGACATCTGCGACCCTTTCAGCacaggaaagggagagagagctggTTATGTTGCTGGCGCAAACAGAAGCTCAACACCAGCAGAGAG CTCTGTCGTGTGTCTGTTGCCATTTGAATGTTCACTGGAGGCATTTCAGAG TGTATATTCGCAGAAGGAAAATCATAGTAGTTCGTCTCCTGCTATACATACTTTGGGGGAGAAGAGCCATAACCAAACAAGAAAAGGTAATTTTGCTTTGTTAA